From a region of the Phragmitibacter flavus genome:
- the lnt gene encoding apolipoprotein N-acyltransferase has protein sequence MKYLRPFLAVVSGVTLTFAYPNWNVGIVVWVWMLPLLFALWWGDASSSSSKDKKPWRRGFGLGYLAGLAFFIPNLAWVRHSSRVIHGAMDHSWVGWGPELLGAGAVLGLGAYLSVYWGIWGALAVTIGRPKLEEARDEGRRKWVSLSFASIRCGLVCAAAWVACEWLRGVVFTGFGWNGLGVAMRHHLAMIQTAEFVGVTGLSFLPVLVGCIGYTTVVRFRIEAGQRGARPHLDFFFAAFLVIANFFFGVNVLSEKPGETVKVRTLVVQQNIPQVVRWTPGTHEQIYQEMGELTRYGLITSKPDLVIWPETSLSYAFHDPNHFDFLNALFEDHQYALLTGTDIQMPNEPGYNGAALMQGSFENHELYRKIHLVPFGEYLPMRGVPGVEALLGGILPSDFAFGESTEPLKLEFPAGGGVQIIPLICFEDTVGRLARKFVRDAPQMIVNMTNDGWFLQSNENEVHLANAIFRCVELRRPMARSCNTGVSCFVDSHGRIAKADKLQDPNTGSVFIKGFLPKEVALEKNPPMTFYAKHGDVFSIAMAAVTALLALMGWIRRGQGR, from the coding sequence TTGAAATATCTCCGACCATTTTTAGCGGTTGTCAGTGGGGTGACGCTGACGTTTGCGTATCCGAACTGGAATGTGGGCATCGTCGTGTGGGTATGGATGCTGCCGCTGTTGTTTGCGTTGTGGTGGGGGGATGCCTCTTCTTCATCTTCCAAGGACAAAAAACCCTGGCGGCGGGGATTTGGCTTGGGGTATCTGGCGGGGCTGGCGTTTTTTATTCCGAATCTGGCTTGGGTGCGGCATTCATCGAGGGTGATTCATGGCGCGATGGATCATTCGTGGGTGGGGTGGGGACCTGAGCTGTTGGGGGCGGGGGCGGTGTTAGGATTGGGCGCTTACTTGTCGGTTTATTGGGGGATTTGGGGGGCGTTGGCGGTGACGATTGGGAGGCCCAAGTTGGAGGAGGCGAGGGATGAGGGGCGACGCAAGTGGGTGAGTTTGTCGTTTGCTTCGATTCGTTGTGGACTGGTTTGCGCGGCGGCGTGGGTGGCTTGTGAGTGGCTGCGTGGGGTGGTGTTCACCGGGTTTGGCTGGAATGGCCTGGGGGTGGCGATGCGTCACCATCTGGCGATGATTCAAACGGCGGAGTTCGTCGGGGTGACGGGTCTCTCGTTCCTGCCGGTGTTGGTGGGGTGCATCGGTTATACGACGGTGGTGCGGTTTCGCATCGAAGCGGGTCAGCGGGGGGCGCGTCCGCATCTGGATTTCTTCTTTGCGGCGTTTCTGGTGATTGCCAACTTTTTCTTTGGGGTGAATGTATTGTCGGAAAAGCCGGGGGAGACGGTGAAGGTGCGGACGCTGGTGGTGCAGCAGAACATCCCGCAGGTGGTGCGCTGGACGCCCGGGACCCATGAACAGATTTATCAGGAGATGGGTGAGTTGACGAGGTATGGTCTGATCACTTCCAAACCGGATTTGGTAATCTGGCCGGAGACGTCGCTTTCTTATGCGTTTCATGATCCGAATCATTTCGATTTTCTCAACGCGCTGTTTGAGGATCATCAGTATGCGCTGCTGACAGGAACCGACATTCAGATGCCGAATGAGCCCGGTTACAACGGAGCGGCTTTGATGCAGGGCAGTTTCGAGAATCACGAGCTCTACCGGAAGATTCATCTGGTGCCGTTTGGGGAGTATCTGCCGATGCGTGGAGTGCCGGGGGTGGAGGCATTGCTGGGGGGGATTCTGCCGAGCGATTTTGCCTTTGGGGAATCAACGGAGCCTTTGAAGTTGGAGTTTCCGGCGGGTGGTGGAGTGCAGATCATTCCGCTGATTTGTTTTGAAGATACGGTGGGAAGGCTGGCCAGAAAGTTTGTGAGGGACGCACCACAAATGATCGTGAACATGACCAACGACGGGTGGTTCTTGCAGAGCAACGAGAATGAGGTTCATCTCGCCAATGCGATTTTTCGTTGCGTGGAATTGCGTCGTCCGATGGCCCGTTCCTGCAATACGGGGGTGAGTTGTTTTGTGGATTCCCATGGGAGAATTGCGAAGGCCGACAAGCTTCAGGACCCAAACACCGGGAGTGTGTTCATCAAAGGGTTTTTGCCCAAAGAGGTGGCATTGGAGAAAAATCCGCCCATGACTTTCTATGCGAAACATGGCGACGTATTTTCCATCGCGATGGCTGCAGTCACGGCGCTGCTGGCCTTGATGGGATGGATACGGCGTGGACAAGGACGCTAA
- a CDS encoding SufB/SufD family protein yields MSTVTEPQPETPSSADQLHLEPDFNRLNEAPVWFQQRVRSAWEVYLATPVPAAKTETWRYSNARRIQLDGLHLAKEAGAEDQQRAVLLSQGISKLGAKLVFLNDRLVHASADALALGVQCLPFAEALRTHGDVLEQYLMKRESALGSTKFAALHLAHVKAGAVVLVPKNTVQELPIEIYHWVSGENAVTFPHTLIVAGEQSRVTVVDHHGSLNQEHAQSIAVADLVAGPSSRIQYINVQEMADKANALHISSTSVGKNAEVQALQLQLGAAFARSESVSDLVGEHSRSEMFAVTLPVNDQVVDMRTLQNHLAPHSFSDLLYKNSLADNSRSIFSGLIQVAEGAHYTDAYQKCRNLLNSEECEAVSMPGLEINADQVKCSHGATSAPISEDELFYLKARGIADRESRRLIELGFLEDVISRLGDEALIEDLDRRIEAKHG; encoded by the coding sequence ATGTCCACCGTTACCGAGCCACAACCGGAAACTCCTTCATCCGCCGATCAGCTGCACCTGGAGCCGGATTTTAATCGACTTAATGAAGCCCCTGTCTGGTTCCAGCAGCGGGTGCGCAGTGCTTGGGAGGTGTATCTGGCGACACCCGTGCCTGCCGCGAAGACGGAGACCTGGCGTTACTCGAATGCCCGGCGCATTCAGCTTGATGGGTTGCATCTGGCGAAAGAGGCCGGTGCTGAAGATCAGCAGCGTGCGGTATTGCTCTCGCAAGGGATTTCCAAATTGGGAGCCAAGCTGGTGTTTCTCAATGATCGTCTTGTTCATGCTTCGGCCGACGCTTTGGCGCTTGGTGTGCAATGCCTTCCATTTGCGGAAGCGCTGCGCACGCATGGGGATGTCCTGGAGCAGTATTTGATGAAGCGTGAATCGGCTCTTGGTTCAACCAAGTTTGCGGCGCTGCATCTGGCTCATGTGAAGGCCGGGGCGGTGGTTTTGGTTCCCAAAAACACGGTGCAGGAACTTCCGATTGAAATCTATCATTGGGTCAGTGGTGAGAATGCCGTGACTTTCCCGCATACGTTGATTGTGGCAGGTGAACAGTCGCGTGTCACGGTGGTGGATCATCACGGCTCATTGAATCAGGAACATGCGCAGAGCATTGCGGTGGCCGATCTGGTGGCCGGACCAAGCAGCCGCATTCAGTATATCAATGTTCAGGAGATGGCGGACAAAGCCAATGCGCTGCATATCTCATCGACGTCGGTGGGCAAGAATGCTGAAGTGCAGGCGCTTCAATTGCAGCTCGGCGCGGCGTTTGCGCGCAGCGAAAGCGTCAGTGATCTGGTGGGTGAACATTCGCGCAGCGAGATGTTTGCAGTGACTCTCCCGGTGAATGACCAGGTGGTCGACATGCGCACGTTGCAGAATCATTTGGCCCCACACAGCTTCAGTGATCTGCTTTACAAAAATTCTCTGGCTGATAATTCCCGCTCGATTTTTTCGGGACTGATACAGGTGGCGGAAGGTGCGCATTACACCGATGCCTACCAGAAATGTCGCAACTTGTTGAACAGCGAAGAGTGTGAGGCGGTGTCAATGCCCGGTCTGGAGATCAATGCGGATCAGGTGAAGTGCAGTCACGGTGCCACCAGCGCCCCGATCAGCGAGGATGAGTTGTTTTATCTCAAAGCGCGCGGCATTGCGGATCGTGAATCGCGCCGGTTGATCGAGCTGGGTTTCCTTGAAGATGTGATTTCCCGTCTCGGTGATGAAGCGTTGATTGAAGATCTGGATCGGCGCATTGAGGCGAAGCACGGTTGA
- the sufB gene encoding Fe-S cluster assembly protein SufB produces MTTEEEEIADIKVDSVGDFYFPEVHKYDAGFGVGEKTVDYIADVKNDPDWVREFRKKGLEIFNSKPMPTHWATKDLENIKFDEFRYYLSSGEKPKRSWDDVPEDVKRTFDRLGIPEQERKFLAGVEAQYDSEAAYSNIKAAVEEQGVIFVNSAEGLAKYPEIFRPWFGKVIPSSDNKFSALNSAVFSGGSFIYIPKGVKVKHPLQAYFRINSEQFGQFERTLIIADEGAEVMYMEGCTAPKFETSTLHSAVVELVALKGAKIQYVTVQNWSSNVFNLVTKRGIAMEDAEVRWIDCNIGSRLTMKYPGVIMKGKRARGEVISIALANSGQHQDTGAKMVHAADDTTSNIISKSISIGEGRATYRGLVQIPKHLKGCKNNTECDALLINTSSRTDTYPAINVKGNQHATQHEASVSQVSSEQIFYMQQRGLSEAEAMSLSVNGFINDLVREFPMEYSVELKRLIDLEMEGSVG; encoded by the coding sequence ATGACTACTGAAGAAGAAGAAATCGCCGACATCAAGGTCGACTCCGTTGGGGATTTTTATTTTCCCGAGGTGCACAAGTATGACGCCGGATTCGGCGTGGGCGAAAAGACGGTCGACTACATTGCCGACGTCAAAAACGATCCTGACTGGGTGCGTGAATTTCGCAAAAAGGGGCTGGAGATTTTCAACTCCAAACCGATGCCGACGCATTGGGCGACCAAGGACTTGGAGAACATCAAGTTTGATGAGTTCCGTTATTACCTGTCCTCCGGTGAAAAGCCGAAGCGCAGTTGGGATGACGTGCCTGAAGATGTGAAGCGCACCTTCGACCGTTTGGGGATTCCTGAGCAGGAGCGCAAGTTCCTTGCTGGCGTGGAAGCTCAATACGACTCCGAGGCGGCTTACTCCAACATCAAGGCGGCAGTGGAAGAGCAGGGCGTTATCTTCGTCAATAGTGCTGAAGGCCTGGCGAAGTATCCAGAAATTTTCCGGCCCTGGTTCGGGAAAGTGATCCCCTCCAGCGACAACAAATTCAGCGCGTTGAACAGCGCAGTGTTTTCCGGTGGGTCGTTCATTTACATTCCGAAGGGCGTGAAAGTGAAACATCCTTTACAGGCTTATTTCCGCATCAACTCCGAACAGTTCGGTCAGTTTGAGCGCACGCTCATCATCGCCGATGAAGGGGCTGAAGTGATGTATATGGAAGGTTGCACGGCACCGAAGTTTGAGACTTCAACCTTGCACAGCGCGGTGGTGGAGTTGGTGGCCTTGAAAGGTGCCAAGATCCAATACGTGACGGTGCAAAACTGGAGCAGCAACGTGTTTAACCTGGTGACCAAACGTGGCATCGCCATGGAAGATGCGGAAGTGCGCTGGATTGATTGCAACATCGGCAGCCGGCTGACGATGAAGTATCCCGGCGTGATCATGAAAGGCAAACGTGCGCGTGGCGAAGTGATCAGCATCGCCCTCGCGAACAGTGGTCAGCATCAGGACACCGGTGCCAAGATGGTGCATGCGGCGGATGACACGACGAGCAACATCATTTCCAAATCCATTTCGATTGGTGAAGGTCGTGCCACTTATCGTGGATTGGTGCAGATCCCCAAACACCTGAAGGGTTGCAAGAACAACACCGAGTGTGATGCCTTGTTGATCAACACCAGCAGCCGCACGGATACCTATCCGGCGATCAATGTGAAGGGCAACCAACACGCGACGCAGCATGAAGCGAGCGTCAGCCAGGTAAGTTCCGAGCAGATCTTTTACATGCAGCAGCGTGGACTTAGTGAAGCGGAGGCGATGAGCCTTAGCGTCAATGGTTTCATCAACGATCTGGTGCGCGAATTCCCGATGGAATACAGCGTGGAGCTGAAGCGACTGATTGATCTGGAGATGGAAGGTTCCGTTGGTTAA
- the sufC gene encoding Fe-S cluster assembly ATPase SufC: MSLKIDNLHASIPGREILRGFTLEVKPGEVHAIMGPNGSGKSTLSKVLCGHEDYEVNSGSITMDGVDILEMEVDERSRAGLFLAFQYPFEIPGVSNANFIRAALQARLPKGDELDAVGYYKKLYQRMDQLEMNRSFTSRSVNEGFSGGEKKRNEILQMMMLEPKYVVMDETDSGLDIDALKVVSRGVNAMRSEERGFLVITHYQRLLDYIKPDIVHVMVDGRIVHSGGPELALELEAKGYEWAREELAAAVA; the protein is encoded by the coding sequence ATGAGTCTTAAAATCGACAACCTGCACGCAAGCATCCCTGGCCGCGAAATTCTGCGCGGATTTACCCTTGAAGTGAAACCCGGCGAAGTTCACGCCATCATGGGGCCAAACGGTTCCGGCAAAAGCACCTTGAGCAAAGTTCTTTGCGGGCATGAAGATTATGAAGTGAACAGTGGCAGCATCACGATGGATGGAGTCGATATCTTGGAGATGGAAGTTGATGAGCGGTCACGTGCCGGATTGTTTCTGGCGTTTCAATATCCGTTTGAGATCCCAGGTGTCAGCAATGCGAACTTCATCCGTGCGGCGCTGCAGGCGCGTTTGCCAAAGGGCGATGAATTGGATGCGGTGGGTTATTACAAGAAACTTTATCAGCGCATGGATCAGTTGGAAATGAACCGCTCGTTTACCTCCCGCAGTGTGAATGAAGGATTCTCCGGCGGTGAGAAAAAGCGCAACGAAATTTTGCAAATGATGATGCTGGAACCCAAGTATGTGGTGATGGATGAGACCGATTCCGGACTCGACATTGATGCGCTGAAAGTGGTTTCACGCGGGGTAAATGCGATGCGTTCTGAGGAACGTGGATTCCTTGTCATCACCCATTACCAGCGTCTGCTGGATTACATCAAACCCGACATCGTTCACGTGATGGTGGACGGTCGCATTGTGCACAGCGGTGGACCGGAACTGGCGCTCGAACTGGAAGCCAAAGGATACGAATGGGCTCGCGAAGAGCTGGCCGCTGCGGTGGCCTGA
- a CDS encoding Fur family transcriptional regulator codes for MKLNDPTSHETAMPADLRMTPQRRQVLDVLQESCDHPTAIEVFMRAKERIPGISLATVYNCLETLTEHALIRQVNIERASSRFCANLQEHVHFHCEGCGLVIDAPPMEVIEAKKLWRLPEGVTVTGLDVAIRGRCPECTKKTHA; via the coding sequence ATGAAACTCAACGATCCTACCTCTCACGAGACTGCGATGCCGGCTGATCTACGCATGACGCCGCAGCGGCGACAGGTGCTGGATGTCTTGCAGGAGTCCTGCGATCATCCCACGGCCATCGAAGTTTTTATGCGGGCCAAAGAGCGCATCCCGGGCATTTCGCTGGCGACGGTTTACAATTGTTTGGAGACGCTGACGGAGCATGCACTGATCCGTCAGGTCAACATTGAGCGGGCTTCCTCGCGGTTTTGCGCAAACCTTCAGGAGCATGTGCATTTCCATTGTGAGGGCTGCGGGCTGGTGATTGATGCACCGCCGATGGAGGTCATTGAGGCCAAAAAACTTTGGCGTCTGCCTGAAGGCGTGACGGTGACCGGTCTCGATGTGGCGATCCGTGGTCGCTGTCCTGAATGCACCAAAAAAACCCACGCCTAG
- the proC gene encoding pyrroline-5-carboxylate reductase, giving the protein MKLGLIGCGKMGSALLNGVLAAGLVKPEDVLICDAYATAAMQLKNRHPSLIVVSDAAELAPQADVVILAVKPKDIRPLLENCASLKKSPLWLSIAAGITLKQLQDWSGPKARVIRSMPNTPAQIGKGYSAFAKGSTATDSDAQIARDLLGAVGLVDEVPEYLLDSITGLSGSGPAYVFTIIEALADGGVLMGLPRDAALRAAAQTVVGAAQMVIDTAQHPASLRDAVTSPGGTTIAGLEQLEKHGLRNALLQAVRKATERSRELAG; this is encoded by the coding sequence ATGAAACTTGGACTCATCGGCTGTGGAAAAATGGGCTCGGCATTGCTAAACGGCGTGCTCGCAGCCGGATTGGTCAAACCTGAAGATGTGCTCATCTGCGACGCCTACGCGACCGCCGCCATGCAGCTCAAAAATCGGCATCCTTCCCTTATCGTCGTTTCCGACGCCGCCGAACTCGCCCCCCAGGCCGACGTCGTCATCCTCGCCGTCAAACCCAAGGACATCCGTCCCCTTCTCGAAAACTGCGCCTCCCTCAAAAAATCCCCTCTCTGGCTCTCCATCGCCGCCGGTATCACCCTTAAACAACTGCAGGACTGGTCCGGTCCCAAAGCCCGCGTCATTCGCTCCATGCCCAACACCCCCGCGCAAATCGGCAAAGGTTACAGCGCGTTCGCCAAAGGCAGCACCGCGACCGACTCCGACGCCCAGATCGCCCGCGACCTCCTCGGTGCCGTCGGCCTCGTCGATGAAGTGCCCGAATACCTCCTCGATTCCATCACCGGCCTCAGCGGCAGCGGCCCCGCCTACGTCTTCACCATCATCGAAGCCCTCGCCGATGGCGGCGTCCTCATGGGCCTGCCCCGCGACGCCGCCTTGCGCGCCGCCGCCCAAACCGTTGTCGGTGCCGCCCAGATGGTCATCGACACCGCCCAGCACCCGGCATCCTTGCGTGACGCCGTCACCAGTCCCGGCGGCACCACCATCGCCGGCCTCGAACAACTCGAAAAACACGGCCTCCGCAACGCCCTCCTCCAAGCCGTCCGCAAAGCCACCGAACGCAGCCGCGAACTCGCCGGCTAA